In Phreatobacter cathodiphilus, the genomic window GCCGCCATTGCCCGCGCCCTCGGCGAGGCTAAGGCCCTCGCGGTCAGCCGCGCCCATCCCGAGGCGGTCGTGATCGGCGCCGACCAGACCCTGGCGCTGGGGCCGCGGCGCTTCTCCAAACCCGTCGACCTCCAGGCGGCCCGCGCCAATCTCCTCGCCCTGCGCGGCCGGACCCATCATCTCCATTCCGGCGTCGCCCTGGCGCGCGGCGGCACCATCCTCTTCTCGGCCGTGGCTTCCGCCGCCATGACCATGCGGCCCTTCTCGGACGCCTTCCTCGACGCCTATCTCGCGGGAGCCGGCGAGCGCCTGCTCTCCTCCGTCGGCTGCTACCAGCTCGAGGCCGAGGGCATTCAGCTCTTCGAGCGGATCGAGGGGGACTATTTCACCATCCTCGGCATGCCGCTGCTGCCGCTCCTTGCCGCTCTCCGCACCCTGGGGATCGCCGCCACATGATCCGCGCCTGCTGTATCGGGTGGCCGGTCACCCACGTCCGTTCGCCGCTCATCCACGGCTTCTGGCTGAAGCGCTACGGCATCGACGGCGCCTATGGCCGTGAGGCGGTGGAACCCGGCGGCGTCGCCGCTTTCCTGCACGGCCTGGGGGATCGCGGCCTCGCCGGCTGTAACGTCACCATTCCCCACAAGGAGGCCGCCTTCGCCACGATGGACGAGGTCGATCCAGGCGCCGTGGCGGTTGGCGCGGTCAATACGGTCTGGCTGGACGGGGGCCGCCTCGTCGGCATGAACTCGGACGTGATCGGCTTTCTGACGAATCTCGACCAGCAGGCGCCCGGCTGGGACCGCGAGGTCGACCAGGCGCTCGTCCTCGGCGCCGGCGGCGCCGCCCGCGGCATCGTCCATGGCCTTCTCTCGCGCGGCGTGCCGGTCGTCACGCTGGCGAATCGATCCCTTGGAAAGGCCGAGGCCATCGCCGCTGGCCATCCCCGCGCCGTCCGGCCGCTCGCCTGGCAGGACCTGCCGAAAGCGCTCGGCGAGGCCGACCTTCTCGTCAACACCACATCCCTCGGCATGGTGGGCCAGCCGCCGCTCGACCTGCCTCTGGACGGCCTCAAGCCCTCCGCCATCGTCTCCGACATCGTCTACGTGCCGCTGGAGACCGAACTTCTCGCCCGCGCCGCGGCCCGCGGCCATCGCACCGTCGAGGGGCTCGGCATGCTGCTCCACCAGGCTGTTCCGGGTTTTGCCCGCTGGTTCGGTGTTACGCCGGAGGTGACGCCGGACCTACACGCCCATCTCGCAGCCAACATCCTGGGGCATTGATCATGTTCGTGCTCGGCCTCACGGGCTCCATCGGCATGGGCAAGTCCACCACCTCCGCTTTCTTCCGGGAGGCCGGCATACCGGTCCACGACGCCGACGCCACCGTCCACCGGCTCTATGCCGGCGCGGCGGTCGGCCCGATCGCAGAGGCCTTCCCTGGCGTGGTCGTCGACGGCATCGTCGATCGCACCCGGCTCGGGGCCCTCGTGCTTGGGGACGGAGCCGCCATGAAGCGGCTCGAGGCCATCGTCCATCCGCTCGTTGGCGCAGCCGAAATCGCCTTCCGCGGCCGGATGCGGGCCGCCGGCCATCCTCTCGCCGTGCTGGACATACCGCTCCTCCTGGAAACCGGCGCCGAGCGGCGGGTCGATGCCGTCGCCGTCATTTCCGCGCCGGCAGACGTGCAGCGCGCCCGCGTGCTGGCCCGCCCCGGTATGACCGCGGAGAAGTTCGCGGCCATCCTCGCTCGTCAGATGCCGGATGTGGAGAAGCGCCGCCGGGCCCATTTCGTCATCGAATCGGGCTATGGTCTGGACGCCGCGCGTCGCCAGGTCGCCGATATCGTCCGGGCGCTGGCCGGCAGCCGCAGGAGCCATTGATGCGCGAGATCATTCTCGACACCGAAACGACCGGCCTCGACCCGCTGCGCGGCGACCGGCTCGTCGAGATCGGCGGGATCGAGCTCATCAACCATTTCCCGACGGGGCGCACCTACCACGTCTACATCAATCCCGAGCGCGACATGCCGGAGGAGGCCTTCCGCGTCCACGGCCTGTCGGCGGAGTTCCTGGCCGACAAGCCGCGTTTCGCCGATCTGGTCGCGGATTTCTGGTCCTTCGTCGAAGATGCGACCCTGGTCATCCACAACGCCTCCTTCGACATGGGCTTCATCAACGCCGAACTGAAGCGCACCGGCCGGCAGCCCTTCCCCATGGACCGGGTGGTCGACACGCTCGCCATGGCGCGCCGCCGTTTCCCGGGGTCTCCGGCGAGCCTCGACGCCCTCTGCTCCCGCTTCGGCATCGACAATTCACGGCGGACCCGCCACGGCGCTCTCCTCGACGCGGAGCTCCTGGCGGACGTCTATATCGAGCTCATCGGCGGCCGGCAGGCCTCCTTCGGCCTCGCCGAGGCCGCGAGCGCGACCCGCCGCGCGGCGCGCGGCCAGGCCATCGCCCTCCAGCGTCCCGTGCCGCTGGCGCCGCGCCTGACGGAGGAGGAGATCCGCGCCCATGCTGCCTTCATCCTCGACTTGGGTGACAAGGCGATCTGGTATGACCAACTGCCGCGTCCCCCCGCCGAGCCCGCCGCCTTGACCCCCCGGTGACATACCGATACCAATGACGCCCTCGTGACAGGGCTCGTGGGGAGCTCGTCTTCATCGGGCCGATGATGGTCGACCATACACCCATGAGCCGTGCAGCCGTCCTACGCCGACCCGAACAGCGGCGGGACGACGATGCGCGCTTCCTCAAGAACTGGCTGAAAAATCCCCTTCGCATGGGCGCCGTGGCGCCCTCCGGGCCGATCCTCGCCCGCCGCATGGCGAGCTATGTCGACCCCACGGGCACAGGCCCGGTCATCGAACTCGGACCGGGCACAGGAGCCATCACCGCGGCCCTGGTCGCACGCGGGGTCGATCCCCGCCGCCTCGTCCTGGTCGAATATTCCATGGAATTCTGCCGTCTGCTGCGGGAGCGCTTTCCCGCCGCGACCGTCGTTCACGGCGATGCCTATACGCTCAGCCGCACCCTCTCCGGCCGGCTTGCGGAACCTGCCGACGCCCTCGTCTCGGGCCTGCCGCTGATGACGCGGCCCGAGCCCATCCGCCTGAAGCTGCTGAACGATGCCCTGGCGCTGATGAAGCCGGGCGCCCCCTTCGTCCAGTTCACCTATTCGGTGACCTCGCCCATTCCGATCAAGGGCGGTGCCTTCACGGCCCATCCGTCCGAGCGGATCTGGCGCAACATTCCCCCCGCCCGCGTCTGGGTCTATCAGCGCTCCTAACGGCCGTTCAAGCCGCGACCCGGTAGGCGCGCTGCTGGCCCAGCGCGAAAACCGTCATGCGCCCGGGAAACAGCGACCGGATCGCCGGTGCCCGGATGTCGAGCCCGCCGGTGAAAGCGCCGAAGGCCGGCATCACGATCCGTGTTTCACATGAAACGAAGGCCTTGCGGCGCAGGCTGCCGCCGCGCGCCACCACGGTCACGCAGGGGTGGAGATGGCCGGCGATCTCGGGGCCCGCCGGCGCGGCGGTCGGTTCGTGGGCGAATCGAACGGCACCCTCGACGATTTCCGCGCAGCACTGACCGGGCAAGGCACCGTCGAGCACGGGGTCGTGGTTGCCGGCGATCCAGATCCAGTCGCGGCCGGCCTGGAGGCTGCGCAGCGCGGCGAGATCGGGCGCCGCCATGCGCGTCGGTCCGGCCCTGTCGTGGAAACTGTCGCCGAGCGAGATCACCGCCCTCGGCCGATAGCGGGCGATCACCGCGGCGAGCGTCGCCAGCGTCTGCGCCGTATCGTAAGGCGGGATCAGCGTGCGCCGGGCCGCCAGCGACGATCCCTTCTCCAGGTGCAGGTCGGACACGACGAGCAGCCGCGCCGCCGCGCACCACAGCGCCCCCGAGGCATCGGCGACGAAGGGGCGGCCGGCAAGGCTGATCACGGTCTCGGCGGTCGAGGTCATTCCAGATCCGAATCGATTTCTCAGTCGTCGCGGGTCAGGCCGGCTTCGGCGAGAAGCGACGCTTCCGCCTCGGCCAGAAGCGCCTCGCCGGCCTCGCCATAGACCGGCTCTCGGCCGATCTCCAGCATGACCGGCACCGCCAGAGGCGAAACCCGTTCGAGGTCACTGTGCACGATTCGCCCGCGAATGCGTGACAGCATCTGACCGAGCCGGCCGATGTCGAGGAGGCCGGTCGCCGCGTCCGCCCGTGCCGCCCGCAGCAGCAGGTGGCCGGGCTCGTGCCGGCGCAGCACGTCGTAGACGAGATCGGTGGAGATGGTGACCTGCCGGCCGGTCTTCTCCTTGCCGGGGTGGCGGCGCTCGATGAGGCCGGCGATCACCGCGCAGGTGCGGAAGGTCCGCTTCATCATCTGGCTCTCGTCGAGCCAGGCCTCCAGGTCGTCGCCCAGCATGTCCTCGTCGAACAGGGCGTCGACGGAGAGGTCGCCGCGCCGGATCGCCGCGCCGAGATTGGCCAGGCCCCAGACCGAGAGGGAATAGTCGTTGGCGACGAAGCCCATGGGTCTGAGGCCCCGCCGCTCCAGGCGCCGCGTCAGCAGCATGCCGAGGGTCTGATGGGCGAGCCTGCCCTCGAACGGATAAGCGACGAGGTGAAAGCGGTCGCCGCGCGGAAAAGTCTCGACCAGAAGCTGGTCGCGCCCCGGAATGATCGAGACCGCCCGTTGAAGCTCCAGCCATTCGGCGACCTGCGCGGGCAGCTTCCGCCAGTCCGCAGGTTCCGACAGCATCCGCCTCACACCCTCGGCGAGAAAGGTCGACAGCGGGAACTTGCCGCCGGCATAGGCGGGCACTTTGGGCTCGCGCGATGCCGAGCGCGCCACATAGACCTCGTTTTCCACCAGCGCCTCGTAGCGCAGCACCTCGCCCGAGAAGACGAAGGTGTCGCCGGGCACGAGGCCTTCGACGAAATATTCTTCCACCTCGCCGAGCACCCGCCCGCCGCGCAGGGGTCCGGTGGGACCGTTCGCGGCCGCGCGGGCGCTGCGCACCAGCCGCACCTTCAGCATGGGCGACTCGACGATCGTGCCGACATTCATACGGTAGCGCTGGGCGACCGACGGATGGGCGACGCGCCACAGACCCTTCTTGTCCTTCCGGATCTTGGCGAAGCGCTCGTAGGATTTCAGCGCGTAGCCGCCGGTGGCGACGAAGGCGATGACGTCCCGGAAGGTCGCCTCGTCCAGCCCCGCGTAAGGCGCGGCCGACCGCACCTCCTCATAGAGCGCCGTCTCGTCCACGGGCCCGGCGCAGGCCATGCCGAGCACGTGCTGGCAAAGCACGTCGAGGGCGCCGGCGCGCAGCGGCTCGGTGTCCTGCGCCCCCCGGTCGATCGCCTCCAGCGCGGCGCGGCACTCCATGACCTCGAACCGGTTGGCCGGCACGAGGACGGCCCGGGAGGGTTCGTCCAGCCGGTGGTTGGCCCGCCCAATCCGCTGCATCAGGCGGCTCGACCCCTTGGGTGCGCCGATGTTGAGCACGAGGTCGACGTCACCCCAGTCGATGCCGAGATCGAGCGAGGAGGTGCAGACCAC contains:
- the coaE gene encoding dephospho-CoA kinase (Dephospho-CoA kinase (CoaE) performs the final step in coenzyme A biosynthesis.), whose amino-acid sequence is MFVLGLTGSIGMGKSTTSAFFREAGIPVHDADATVHRLYAGAAVGPIAEAFPGVVVDGIVDRTRLGALVLGDGAAMKRLEAIVHPLVGAAEIAFRGRMRAAGHPLAVLDIPLLLETGAERRVDAVAVISAPADVQRARVLARPGMTAEKFAAILARQMPDVEKRRRAHFVIESGYGLDAARRQVADIVRALAGSRRSH
- a CDS encoding Maf family protein, which encodes MTRLVLASKSAARAAMLRQAGLAVDLTPADIDERALDEALAREGRDPAAIARALGEAKALAVSRAHPEAVVIGADQTLALGPRRFSKPVDLQAARANLLALRGRTHHLHSGVALARGGTILFSAVASAAMTMRPFSDAFLDAYLAGAGERLLSSVGCYQLEAEGIQLFERIEGDYFTILGMPLLPLLAALRTLGIAAT
- a CDS encoding shikimate dehydrogenase produces the protein MIRACCIGWPVTHVRSPLIHGFWLKRYGIDGAYGREAVEPGGVAAFLHGLGDRGLAGCNVTIPHKEAAFATMDEVDPGAVAVGAVNTVWLDGGRLVGMNSDVIGFLTNLDQQAPGWDREVDQALVLGAGGAARGIVHGLLSRGVPVVTLANRSLGKAEAIAAGHPRAVRPLAWQDLPKALGEADLLVNTTSLGMVGQPPLDLPLDGLKPSAIVSDIVYVPLETELLARAAARGHRTVEGLGMLLHQAVPGFARWFGVTPEVTPDLHAHLAANILGH
- the pdeM gene encoding ligase-associated DNA damage response endonuclease PdeM; protein product: MTSTAETVISLAGRPFVADASGALWCAAARLLVVSDLHLEKGSSLAARRTLIPPYDTAQTLATLAAVIARYRPRAVISLGDSFHDRAGPTRMAAPDLAALRSLQAGRDWIWIAGNHDPVLDGALPGQCCAEIVEGAVRFAHEPTAAPAGPEIAGHLHPCVTVVARGGSLRRKAFVSCETRIVMPAFGAFTGGLDIRAPAIRSLFPGRMTVFALGQQRAYRVAA
- a CDS encoding class I SAM-dependent methyltransferase, which encodes MSRAAVLRRPEQRRDDDARFLKNWLKNPLRMGAVAPSGPILARRMASYVDPTGTGPVIELGPGTGAITAALVARGVDPRRLVLVEYSMEFCRLLRERFPAATVVHGDAYTLSRTLSGRLAEPADALVSGLPLMTRPEPIRLKLLNDALALMKPGAPFVQFTYSVTSPIPIKGGAFTAHPSERIWRNIPPARVWVYQRS
- a CDS encoding ligase-associated DNA damage response DEXH box helicase, whose product is MSARDDADLSDALLLPERFGAWFAARGWAPRAHQLDLLRLARQGRSALLVAPTGAGKTLAGFLPSLVELAEKPARRPAAEAATPVGRTPPPRRSGLHTLYISPLKALAVDVARNLYAPTEDMGLAIRIETRTGDTPASKRQRQRSDPPEILLTTPEQLALLLASADAPFLFGSLKRVVLDELHALVTSKRGDLLSLGLARLFTLAPDLQTVGLSATVKDPADLARFLTSQRPGVADAAVVMAAAGAAPAVSILETAERLPWAGHSARHAAGEIYAAIRAHRTTLVFVNTRSQAEMLFQLLWTINEENLPIALHHGSLDVAQRRRVEDAMAAGKLKAVVCTSSLDLGIDWGDVDLVLNIGAPKGSSRLMQRIGRANHRLDEPSRAVLVPANRFEVMECRAALEAIDRGAQDTEPLRAGALDVLCQHVLGMACAGPVDETALYEEVRSAAPYAGLDEATFRDVIAFVATGGYALKSYERFAKIRKDKKGLWRVAHPSVAQRYRMNVGTIVESPMLKVRLVRSARAAANGPTGPLRGGRVLGEVEEYFVEGLVPGDTFVFSGEVLRYEALVENEVYVARSASREPKVPAYAGGKFPLSTFLAEGVRRMLSEPADWRKLPAQVAEWLELQRAVSIIPGRDQLLVETFPRGDRFHLVAYPFEGRLAHQTLGMLLTRRLERRGLRPMGFVANDYSLSVWGLANLGAAIRRGDLSVDALFDEDMLGDDLEAWLDESQMMKRTFRTCAVIAGLIERRHPGKEKTGRQVTISTDLVYDVLRRHEPGHLLLRAARADAATGLLDIGRLGQMLSRIRGRIVHSDLERVSPLAVPVMLEIGREPVYGEAGEALLAEAEASLLAEAGLTRDD
- the dnaQ gene encoding DNA polymerase III subunit epsilon gives rise to the protein MREIILDTETTGLDPLRGDRLVEIGGIELINHFPTGRTYHVYINPERDMPEEAFRVHGLSAEFLADKPRFADLVADFWSFVEDATLVIHNASFDMGFINAELKRTGRQPFPMDRVVDTLAMARRRFPGSPASLDALCSRFGIDNSRRTRHGALLDAELLADVYIELIGGRQASFGLAEAASATRRAARGQAIALQRPVPLAPRLTEEEIRAHAAFILDLGDKAIWYDQLPRPPAEPAALTPR